One window from the genome of Spiractinospora alimapuensis encodes:
- a CDS encoding carboxymuconolactone decarboxylase family protein has translation MHARMTHPLTVLPEAMTAIQQANKAVSGAGVAPDLLELIHIRASQVNGCGACVEYGVTVAQKRGETTQRLLALASWRETPFFTERERAALALTEAATRMADRPDAVPEEIWDAAAAHFDERQLAAIVLKIAFTNAANRFNATIRQPAGTL, from the coding sequence ATGCACGCGCGCATGACCCACCCACTCACGGTCCTTCCCGAGGCGATGACCGCGATCCAGCAGGCGAACAAGGCGGTCTCCGGTGCCGGAGTCGCCCCGGACCTGCTCGAACTCATTCACATTCGGGCCAGCCAGGTCAACGGCTGCGGCGCCTGTGTCGAGTACGGGGTCACGGTCGCCCAGAAGCGGGGAGAGACGACCCAGCGGCTGCTCGCCCTGGCGAGTTGGCGCGAGACCCCCTTCTTCACCGAGCGGGAGCGGGCCGCCCTCGCCCTGACGGAGGCGGCGACCCGGATGGCCGACCGTCCGGACGCCGTTCCCGAGGAGATCTGGGACGCCGCGGCCGCCCACTTCGACGAGCGACAGCTCGCGGCGATCGTGCTGAAGATCGCGTTCACCAACGCCGCGAACCGGTTCAACGCGACCATCCGGCAACCGGCCGGGACGCTGTAG
- a CDS encoding ATP-grasp domain-containing protein has product MPDRPVEIAIATAAKARGSDEDEPLLITALESAGLRARPVVWDDATTDWSAFGSVVVRSTWDYPLRRREFLAWADRVGSDRLRNGAEVLWWNTDKVYLRALARHGVAIVPTTWIAPDAAEVPLPDSGEYVVKPSVSAGSRDTARYVAGRDTGALEHVRRIQRSGRYVMVQPYVASVDATGETALVYLDGTFSHAVRKAPLLPPVGHATIEGLFAPEKITPQEPTASQRAAADHVVAVAHRFLGDLLYARVDLVDGPDGTPLLLELELSEPSLFLTHAPGSADRLAAAIATRTP; this is encoded by the coding sequence GTGCCCGACCGTCCAGTAGAGATCGCCATCGCCACGGCGGCCAAGGCGCGCGGCAGCGACGAGGACGAGCCCCTGCTGATCACGGCCCTGGAGTCCGCCGGCCTGCGCGCGCGTCCCGTGGTCTGGGACGACGCGACCACCGACTGGTCGGCGTTCGGGTCCGTCGTCGTCCGCAGCACCTGGGACTACCCGCTGCGCCGCCGGGAGTTCCTCGCCTGGGCCGACCGGGTGGGGTCCGACCGGCTCCGCAACGGCGCCGAGGTGCTGTGGTGGAACACCGACAAGGTGTACCTGCGGGCGCTCGCGCGGCACGGGGTCGCCATCGTCCCCACCACCTGGATCGCCCCGGACGCTGCGGAGGTGCCCCTCCCGGACTCGGGGGAGTACGTGGTCAAGCCGTCGGTCTCGGCCGGCAGTCGCGACACCGCGCGCTACGTCGCCGGCCGGGACACGGGCGCGCTCGAGCACGTGCGCCGGATCCAGCGGTCCGGCCGCTACGTCATGGTGCAGCCCTACGTCGCGAGCGTGGACGCCACCGGTGAGACCGCCCTGGTCTACCTCGACGGCACCTTCAGCCACGCGGTGCGTAAGGCGCCACTGTTGCCCCCGGTCGGGCACGCCACCATCGAGGGCCTCTTCGCACCCGAGAAGATCACCCCGCAGGAGCCGACGGCGTCCCAGCGCGCCGCCGCCGACCACGTCGTCGCCGTGGCGCACCGCTTCCTCGGTGACCTTCTCTACGCGCGCGTGGACCTCGTGGACGGCCCCGACGGCACCCCGCTCCTCCTGGAGCTCGAACTCTCCGAGCCGTCCCTCTTCCTCACCCACGCCCCCGGATCCGCCGACCGTCTGGCCGCGGCGATCGCGACCAGGACTCCCTAG
- a CDS encoding sigma-70 family RNA polymerase sigma factor, giving the protein MSGSSPEDALARSFEARRGGLTAMAARILGSRADAEDAVQEAWLRLARQDPSTIDNLGGWLHTVVGRVCVDVLRSRRSRPESSYDAEPPELSVTEDPGGPPEEDALLAESVGTALLLVLDTLSPVERVVFVLHDMFLVPFDEVATIVGRSTGATKMMASRARRKVRGAQAPVEERRRQRTVVDAFLAATRDGDFDRLLVVLAPDAAWRTHTPDGVVVTLGATEVASAALRGAAHLATGTRRVLVNGRPGIAAWDGSGAPLGVLACTVIDDRIVEILSIRDPRRLATIDLPAPPP; this is encoded by the coding sequence ATGAGCGGATCATCTCCGGAGGACGCGTTGGCACGGTCCTTCGAGGCGCGACGCGGAGGACTGACGGCCATGGCCGCGCGGATCCTCGGTTCGCGCGCGGACGCGGAGGACGCGGTGCAGGAGGCGTGGCTGCGGTTGGCGCGTCAGGACCCGAGCACGATCGACAACCTGGGCGGGTGGCTGCACACCGTTGTGGGCCGGGTCTGCGTCGACGTGCTGCGCTCGCGCCGGTCCCGCCCGGAGTCCTCCTATGACGCGGAGCCACCGGAGCTGTCGGTCACCGAGGACCCCGGTGGGCCTCCGGAGGAGGACGCCCTGCTGGCCGAGTCGGTCGGGACGGCGCTCCTCCTGGTCCTCGACACGCTCAGTCCCGTCGAACGCGTGGTGTTCGTCCTGCACGACATGTTCCTGGTGCCGTTCGACGAGGTCGCCACGATCGTCGGCCGGTCCACCGGCGCCACGAAGATGATGGCGAGCCGCGCCCGCCGCAAGGTGCGGGGCGCGCAGGCCCCCGTCGAGGAGCGGCGCCGACAGCGCACGGTGGTCGACGCGTTCCTCGCCGCGACGAGGGACGGGGATTTCGACCGACTGCTGGTCGTACTCGCTCCCGACGCCGCGTGGCGCACGCACACCCCGGACGGTGTCGTCGTCACACTCGGCGCGACCGAGGTGGCCAGCGCCGCACTGCGCGGCGCGGCACATCTGGCCACGGGCACGCGCCGCGTCCTGGTCAACGGACGGCCCGGGATCGCCGCGTGGGACGGGTCCGGCGCCCCGCTCGGCGTGCTGGCCTGCACCGTGATCGACGATCGAATCGTGGAGATCCTGTCGATACGGGACCCCCGTCGGTTGGCCACGATCGACCTCCCGGCACCCCCGCCGTAG
- a CDS encoding ACP S-malonyltransferase, whose translation MLVIVAPGQGAQTPGFLSPWLELPGVADRVEYWSAVADLDLRRYGTTADADEIRDTAVAQPLLVSAGLLAAEQLGDTADAVAGHSVGEFTAAAFTGVLSPEAALVLVRERGRGMAEASATTPTGMTAVLGGDRAEVLEALATHGLTPANDNGSGQIVAAGTVEQLQALADAPPARARLRSLSVAGAFHTQHMTPAVERLGALAAGVLPGDPRTRLLSNADGAVVRSGRDYLNRLVAQVSSPVRWDLCTETLSDLGVTAIIELPPAGTLVGLAKRALRGVELLALKTPEDLDRARELIKEHAGSPSSSSEGL comes from the coding sequence GTGCTTGTCATAGTCGCTCCGGGCCAAGGCGCCCAAACCCCAGGTTTCCTGTCTCCATGGCTCGAGCTCCCCGGTGTCGCTGACCGGGTTGAGTACTGGTCCGCCGTGGCGGACCTCGATCTGCGGCGCTACGGCACCACGGCCGACGCGGACGAGATCCGCGACACCGCGGTCGCCCAGCCGCTTCTCGTGAGTGCCGGGCTCCTCGCCGCCGAACAGCTCGGTGACACCGCTGACGCGGTCGCGGGCCACAGCGTGGGCGAGTTCACGGCCGCCGCCTTCACCGGCGTGCTGAGCCCGGAGGCCGCACTCGTCCTGGTCAGGGAACGCGGCCGTGGCATGGCCGAGGCCTCGGCGACGACACCGACCGGGATGACCGCGGTCCTCGGCGGCGACCGCGCGGAGGTCCTGGAGGCGCTCGCGACGCACGGCCTGACCCCCGCCAACGACAACGGTTCCGGACAGATCGTCGCCGCCGGCACGGTGGAGCAGCTTCAGGCCCTCGCCGACGCGCCGCCGGCCCGCGCCCGCCTGCGTTCCCTGTCGGTGGCCGGGGCCTTCCACACGCAGCACATGACGCCCGCCGTGGAGCGTTTGGGCGCCTTGGCCGCGGGCGTGCTCCCGGGCGATCCCCGGACCCGTCTGCTGTCCAACGCCGACGGCGCGGTCGTCCGGTCGGGCCGCGACTACCTCAACCGGCTCGTCGCTCAGGTGAGCTCGCCGGTGCGCTGGGACCTGTGCACCGAGACGCTGAGCGACCTGGGCGTGACGGCGATCATCGAGCTCCCGCCCGCGGGGACTCTGGTCGGCTTGGCCAAGCGCGCCCTGCGGGGAGTGGAACTGCTCGCGCTGAAGACCCCCGAGGACCTCGACCGTGCCCGCGAGCTCATCAAGGAGCACGCCGGTTCCCCCTCATCCAGCTCGGAAGGCCTCTGA
- the purB gene encoding adenylosuccinate lyase produces the protein MTSAPLIPDVLATRYASAELAQLWSPAHKIVLERQLWIAVLRAQADLGVPVPSDAIADYERVIDQVDLGSIAERERVTRHDVKARIEEFNALAGHEQIHKGLTSRDLTENVEQLQIRDSLELLRDRIVAVLARLARLAGEHTTLVLPGRSHNVAAQATTLGKRFATAADELLIAYTRLAELMARYPLRGIKGPVGTAQDMLDLLDGDAGQLAELERRLATHLGFQHVLTSVGQVYPRSLDHDVLTALVQLAAAPSSLAMTIRLMAGHDLVTEGFRPGQVGSSAMPHKMNTRSCERVNGLMVVLRGYAAMTGELSGAQWNEGDVSCSVVRRVALPDAFFALDGLLETFLTVLDDFGAFPAVVQRELDHYLPFLATTKILMAAVRAGVGRETAHEAIKESAVAAALALREEGSGENDLLDRIAADSRIPLDRSALEALLADDMSFTGAAAEQVASVMRQVEAVVADHPNAATYTPGAIL, from the coding sequence GTGACATCCGCGCCACTCATTCCCGACGTCCTCGCCACCCGCTATGCCTCCGCCGAGCTGGCACAGTTGTGGTCCCCCGCACACAAGATCGTCCTGGAGCGCCAACTGTGGATCGCCGTCCTCCGCGCCCAGGCCGACCTCGGTGTTCCCGTCCCCAGTGACGCGATCGCCGACTACGAACGAGTCATCGACCAGGTCGACCTGGGCTCGATCGCCGAACGCGAGCGGGTGACCCGCCACGACGTCAAGGCGCGGATCGAGGAGTTCAACGCTCTGGCGGGGCACGAGCAGATCCACAAGGGACTGACCTCCCGGGACCTGACCGAGAACGTCGAACAGCTACAGATCCGGGACAGTCTCGAGCTGCTGCGTGACCGTATCGTCGCGGTCCTGGCCCGGTTGGCACGGCTGGCCGGCGAGCACACGACGCTGGTCCTGCCCGGACGTTCCCACAATGTGGCGGCGCAGGCGACCACCCTGGGCAAGCGGTTCGCGACCGCGGCCGACGAGCTCCTCATCGCCTACACGCGACTGGCGGAACTCATGGCGCGCTACCCGCTGCGCGGGATCAAGGGCCCGGTGGGCACCGCCCAGGACATGCTGGACCTGTTGGACGGCGACGCCGGTCAGCTCGCCGAGCTCGAGCGCCGCCTGGCCACCCACCTCGGATTCCAGCACGTGCTGACCAGCGTCGGTCAGGTGTACCCCCGCTCCCTCGACCACGACGTGCTCACCGCGCTCGTGCAGCTCGCCGCCGCGCCGTCCAGTCTGGCGATGACGATCCGACTCATGGCCGGACACGACCTGGTGACCGAGGGCTTCCGCCCTGGGCAGGTCGGCTCCAGTGCCATGCCGCACAAGATGAACACGCGGTCGTGCGAGCGTGTGAACGGGCTGATGGTGGTGCTGCGGGGCTACGCCGCCATGACCGGTGAGCTGTCGGGTGCGCAGTGGAACGAGGGCGACGTCTCGTGCTCGGTGGTGCGGCGGGTGGCGCTCCCAGACGCGTTCTTCGCCCTGGACGGCCTGCTGGAGACCTTCCTCACCGTGCTGGACGACTTCGGCGCCTTCCCCGCCGTCGTACAGCGGGAGCTGGACCACTACCTCCCCTTCCTCGCCACCACCAAGATCCTCATGGCGGCGGTGCGCGCCGGCGTGGGCCGCGAGACCGCCCACGAGGCGATCAAGGAGAGCGCGGTCGCGGCGGCCCTGGCCCTGCGCGAGGAGGGCAGCGGCGAGAACGACCTGCTGGACCGTATCGCCGCCGACTCCCGGATCCCGCTCGACAGGTCCGCCCTGGAGGCACTGCTCGCCGACGACATGTCCTTCACCGGAGCCGCCGCCGAGCAGGTGGCCTCCGTGATGCGCCAGGTTGAGGCGGTCGTCGCCGACCATCCGAACGCCGCGACCTACACTCCGGGCGCGATCCTCTAG
- a CDS encoding beta-ketoacyl-ACP synthase III produces MKSSPAVPGARVLAFGEYQPDTVVTNDDLAARLDTNDEWIRSRVGIAERRIAGPDEGVVDMGVTAGGKALAASGLSPDDIDMVIVATCTMPGQIPNAAAQTAARMGIKAPGAFDVNAACAGFCYAMAVANDAVRAGTARNALVIGSEKLSDYVDWDDRTTCVIFADGAGAAVVAPSDTPGIGPVVWGSSGERADKIILRDNLYLQQEGQAVFRWATTELYEVALEALDRAGVAPTELDAFVPHQANLRIVEGIARKLGAPQALIGRDIVTAGNTSSASIPLALGRMIGRGELASGSTVLTLGFGAGLSYAAQVIEVP; encoded by the coding sequence ATGAAATCCTCACCTGCGGTGCCGGGTGCTCGTGTACTCGCGTTCGGCGAGTACCAGCCGGACACGGTGGTGACCAACGACGACCTCGCGGCCCGTCTCGACACCAACGACGAGTGGATCCGCAGTCGCGTGGGCATCGCCGAGCGTCGGATCGCGGGGCCGGACGAGGGTGTCGTGGACATGGGGGTGACGGCCGGTGGCAAGGCGCTGGCCGCCAGCGGACTGTCCCCGGACGACATCGACATGGTGATTGTGGCCACATGCACGATGCCCGGGCAGATCCCCAACGCCGCGGCGCAGACCGCCGCCCGAATGGGAATCAAGGCTCCCGGCGCGTTCGACGTGAACGCCGCCTGTGCGGGGTTCTGCTACGCGATGGCGGTCGCCAACGACGCGGTTCGCGCCGGCACCGCCCGCAACGCGCTGGTCATCGGCTCGGAGAAGCTGTCGGACTACGTGGACTGGGACGACCGCACGACGTGCGTGATCTTCGCCGACGGTGCCGGCGCGGCCGTGGTCGCCCCCTCGGACACCCCGGGCATCGGCCCCGTGGTGTGGGGGAGTTCCGGTGAGCGCGCGGACAAGATCATCCTCCGTGACAATCTCTACCTCCAGCAGGAAGGCCAGGCGGTGTTCCGCTGGGCCACGACCGAGCTCTACGAGGTCGCACTGGAGGCGCTGGACCGGGCGGGCGTCGCGCCCACCGAGCTGGACGCCTTTGTCCCGCACCAGGCGAACCTGCGTATCGTCGAAGGCATCGCGAGGAAGCTGGGGGCGCCACAGGCGTTGATCGGCCGCGATATTGTCACCGCTGGCAACACCTCGTCCGCGTCGATCCCGCTCGCGTTGGGGCGCATGATCGGCCGGGGCGAGCTGGCCTCGGGAAGCACTGTGCTCACCCTGGGGTTCGGCGCTGGGCTCAGCTACGCGGCGCAGGTAATAGAAGTTCCGTGA
- a CDS encoding PucR family transcriptional regulator, translated as MSTEPTSDDLETIRAETAKRFERAMGELSTAAVALMEERLSWFRGMDAEDRSWVGLIAQSGVAAFVDWFKNPGRTRPPITAEVYGMAPRELTRSVTLQHTVEMIRIVIDVAETRVPELAAPGGEAQLREGILRYSRELAFSTAKVYARAAEARGAWDARLEALVVDALLHGDREEGLETWSAALGWKRSPVIALAGQLSEADTSVVDEIRGLARNQGHDVIAGVQGDRLIVVLGINRGQRDDDTMAAEHAFTAAAELAELYTSGPVVVGAATPDLRSASASVRAAVSGLRAAPAWPHAPRPVGAEELLPERALDGDDAAREQLYTDVYQPLQRASSPLLDTLAVYLEHGGSLEAAARTLFVHSNTVRYRLGRVAELTGRTPTNGRGAFALRVAVALGRLRERDNGN; from the coding sequence GTGAGTACCGAGCCGACCAGCGATGACCTGGAGACGATCAGGGCGGAGACCGCCAAGCGTTTCGAGCGTGCGATGGGGGAGCTCAGCACCGCCGCCGTCGCGCTGATGGAGGAACGCCTCTCCTGGTTCCGCGGCATGGACGCGGAGGATCGCTCCTGGGTGGGTCTGATCGCCCAGTCCGGTGTGGCGGCCTTCGTCGACTGGTTCAAGAACCCCGGGCGGACCCGCCCACCCATCACCGCCGAGGTGTACGGCATGGCGCCGCGCGAGCTGACGCGGTCGGTGACCCTGCAGCACACGGTGGAGATGATCCGGATCGTCATCGACGTAGCCGAGACCCGGGTCCCCGAGCTCGCCGCGCCCGGCGGTGAGGCACAGCTCCGTGAGGGGATACTGCGCTACAGCCGGGAGCTGGCGTTCAGCACCGCCAAGGTCTACGCCCGGGCCGCCGAGGCGCGCGGAGCCTGGGACGCCCGGCTGGAGGCCCTCGTCGTCGACGCCCTGTTGCACGGCGACCGGGAGGAGGGGCTGGAGACCTGGAGCGCCGCGCTGGGCTGGAAACGCTCCCCGGTCATCGCGCTCGCCGGCCAGCTCTCCGAGGCCGACACCTCCGTGGTCGACGAGATCCGTGGGCTGGCTCGCAACCAGGGCCACGACGTCATCGCCGGCGTGCAGGGCGACCGGCTGATCGTCGTGCTCGGCATCAACCGGGGGCAGCGTGACGACGACACGATGGCCGCCGAGCACGCCTTCACCGCGGCCGCCGAACTCGCCGAGCTCTACACCTCCGGCCCCGTCGTCGTGGGCGCGGCGACACCGGACCTGCGCAGCGCCAGCGCCTCGGTACGCGCGGCGGTCAGCGGCCTGCGCGCGGCCCCCGCCTGGCCCCACGCGCCGCGCCCGGTCGGAGCCGAGGAGCTCCTCCCGGAACGCGCCCTCGACGGCGACGACGCGGCTCGAGAACAGCTCTACACCGACGTCTACCAGCCGCTGCAACGGGCCTCCTCGCCACTGTTGGACACCCTGGCCGTGTACCTGGAACACGGGGGGTCGCTGGAGGCCGCCGCCCGCACGCTGTTCGTCCACTCCAACACGGTCCGTTACCGTTTGGGGCGTGTAGCGGAACTCACCGGACGCACGCCGACCAACGGTCGCGGCGCCTTCGCGCTCCGCGTCGCCGTCGCCCTGGGGCGACTGCGGGAACGCGACAACGGGAACTGA
- a CDS encoding maleylpyruvate isomerase family mycothiol-dependent enzyme, with amino-acid sequence MDTESHLEHLRRAGDVLGSSAVRAGLDADVPTCPGWRVRDLIHHVGEVHRWAAANVAAVDAHQVPRAEALARDPVPHDDALVDWFADGLDALHRVLVAAPAGKPCWTFTPTADPLAFWARRQAHETVIHSVDADRAARAVTHDALTPELASDGVDELLTVLLPRLVARRGGDPSALSARERSLAVHTHDTNGRWFLHASPTAFTVSAGTDAEDGNAQCGVTGDAETVYLALWNRSDSPELMVSGDLSVMEWWRDSVHF; translated from the coding sequence GTGGACACCGAGTCCCATCTGGAACACCTCCGGCGCGCGGGCGACGTCCTGGGCTCCTCCGCGGTCCGGGCGGGCCTCGATGCCGACGTTCCCACGTGCCCCGGGTGGCGGGTTCGCGACCTGATCCACCATGTCGGCGAGGTCCACCGATGGGCCGCGGCCAACGTCGCGGCGGTGGACGCCCACCAGGTTCCCCGGGCCGAGGCCCTGGCCCGTGACCCCGTCCCCCACGACGACGCGCTCGTGGACTGGTTCGCGGACGGACTCGACGCACTGCACAGAGTGTTGGTCGCCGCGCCGGCGGGAAAACCATGCTGGACCTTCACTCCGACCGCCGATCCGTTGGCGTTCTGGGCCCGCCGACAGGCGCACGAGACGGTGATCCACAGTGTCGACGCCGATCGAGCGGCGCGGGCCGTCACGCACGACGCGCTCACACCCGAGCTGGCGTCCGACGGAGTCGACGAGCTGCTCACCGTGCTCCTCCCCCGACTCGTCGCACGCCGCGGGGGTGATCCATCCGCGCTCAGCGCTCGGGAGAGGTCACTCGCCGTGCACACGCACGACACCAACGGCCGGTGGTTCCTCCACGCGAGCCCCACGGCGTTCACCGTCTCCGCCGGTACGGACGCGGAGGACGGGAACGCACAGTGCGGCGTGACGGGCGACGCGGAGACGGTCTACCTCGCACTGTGGAACCGGTCGGACTCCCCGGAGCTCATGGTGTCCGGCGATCTCTCCGTCATGGAGTGGTGGCGGGACTCGGTCCATTTCTGA